TAAGCACCGCAAAGACAGTCCAGTTCGCCCTGTTGAGACGCACGTATACCTCTGTTATCAGTCACAGATAATTCCCCATAAAGTAGTGATAGTTAGTGCAGAGGGATTAGCTTTCCCACAGGACGGTAATGGTGTAGACGTTCATGGCGTGATACTGAATAAAGTTGGATTGCCAGAGTTTAAACAGCTCCCTTCCGGCGTTAACAGGCAGGTCACCAACATAAGCAAGAAAGACATATTGCTGACTCCAGCTGATATCAATTTCCTTTTCCAGTTCGGGGTATACAACCCCCATATAACTGAAGTCGGTGATGTAATCAAAATACCATTCGTCATTGCGAGAAATAAGCCGTATTTCGACAGGATGGTAGCCGCCCTTTTTCGCGCTGTAACTCAGGTCTTTAAATAACAGACTGACGGCTGTAATTTTGGCTTTATGCGGCGGTGGATTTCCCACTCCATTTAATATGATATTGATTAATTCCTGATCGACGGGCATAGCTAGCCCTTCCTGACGGATAACGCTCATCGTTTTATTCCGGTAAATATGCATTTGAATTGATGATAAAAACCAATAATTGACCATTGCCC
The Rahnella variigena genome window above contains:
- a CDS encoding DUF2787 family protein, which translates into the protein MPVDQELINIILNGVGNPPPHKAKITAVSLLFKDLSYSAKKGGYHPVEIRLISRNDEWYFDYITDFSYMGVVYPELEKEIDISWSQQYVFLAYVGDLPVNAGRELFKLWQSNFIQYHAMNVYTITVLWES